The Bacteroidia bacterium genomic interval CAATAAGGATAGAGGAGATAGAGCAAACTATGTTCGCAATGTAAATCATCATGACCCTGATCTGCTATTCTTTGCTGGAGATCAATCTTACGATCATAAAGAGCATACAGCCGCCTGGCTGAAATTTGGGATGCAGTTTAGAGAATTATTTAGAGAAAGGCCCTGTATTACCATTCCGGATGATCATGATATCGGGCAAGGAAATATTTGGGGAGAATATGGCAAGAAAGCCTCCTCTTCTGCAGGTCCGGATGGCGGCTATTTTTATCATCATGAGTATGTGAAGATGGTGGAAAGGTGCCAAACAGCTCATTTACCTGATCCTTTCGACCCCAAACCGGTTGAACAGGGAATAGGAGTGTACTTCACCAATCTAATCGTAGGAGGAGTTGATTTTGCCATCATTGAAGACCGGAAGTTCAAGTCAGGTCCGGAAGGGAAAATTCCTCAACAAGGCCCTCGACCCGATCATATCCGCAATCCGGATTATGATCCTAAAAGTGTAGATGTGGAGGGACTTGAATTATTGGGACAAAGACAATTGGACTTTCTGGATAGCTGGGGAGAAAACAAAGAGAATAATGTAATGAAGGCAGTACTTTCTCAAACCGGTTTTTGTGGAGGCGCTCACTTGCATGGGAAAAAAGAAAATCGCCTGCATGCAGATATGGATTCAAATGGTTGGCCTCAAACGGGCCGAAATAAAGCGATCAAGGCTATCCAAAAAGCCAATGCCGTACATATAGCAGGAGATCAACACCTGGCAACTATAATCCATCACGGAAGCGATGAATGGGAAGATGGTCCCTGGGCCTTTGTTGTGCCTGCTATCGTGAACAATTACTATAGTCGCTGGTGGTGGCCGGAAGATGAAAAAGCCGGAGAAAATGGCAATGACGTTTTGCCCTGGACCGGACGCTACCTGGATGGCTTTGCGAATAAAATCACCATGCAGGCCTATGTAAATCCAGATAGCCACTCCAGTGGTGCGGGTTATGGTCTGATTCGCTTTGATAAAACTGAAAATGAAGTAACTTTTGAATGTTGGCCGCGTAGCGTGGATGTAACCCAGCCCGATGCTCAGCAATTCAAAGGCTGGCCCTTTACTGTTAATATGGACTAAAATGAAAGTACTTAAATTTCTCCTTTTATTAAGTATGGTTTCCTGGGGATGCACTGCTTGTGAAGATCCGGGGCCTCCCATTGCGGAGATAGGAGAAAAACTGGACCCTCCTTTTTCCGGAACCATTTTTCTGGATGGAGATATCATCACCTCAGCAGATCCTACGACTTTTACAGGCCTGGTAGACGCGGGGAAAGAAGCCAGAACCATGTACGACCGCCGTGCCAATGATTGGGTACAATTGGAGCCCTGGCTCTTTAATGCAAGTTATGACGATGGCCTGAGTATAGAGATGCAGGTAAACCCTGAGTTTGGTACACAGGATCAGGCAAGAGTGGAAGCTGAAAAATATGCAGAAGTTATCGGCCGCCTTCCCACTTCCTTGAGAAAGGATGTGGAAACCTCCTGGATTCATAAAGGCGTAAATCCCTTTGGAGGAGGAAATAGAAATCTCCTCATTCATGTAGGCCAGGCAGATCTGTATGTCAATGATGGCATCCTGGAAGAAACCCTGGTGCATGAAGCCAGTCATACCTCTCTGGATGCAGAGCATGCGAGCTCAGCTGGATGGAAAGCGGCTCAGGAAGCAGATCCGGCATTCATTTCCACCTATGCAAGAGACAATCCCGAAAGAGAAGATATAGCCGAGAGTTATTTGCTCCATTTGGCCCTTAGACATAGAGGAGATAGGATTTCCCAGGAATTGAAGGATGCCATCACCCAACATATTCCAAGCCGATTAACTTATTTTGATTCCCTCAACCTGGACATGTACCCCATTGACTAAGAGATATGAAATCGAATCTATTGTATTCTGCTCTATTAATGCTTGGAATTGCTTTCGCCTGTAAAAGTACTGATCCCCTAACAACTGCAGGAAAAAGCTATCAAATGAAGCAGGATTATATTTCCTTGAAAACAGTTATGGAAGGACTTGAAACTGGAGTAGATAAGAGCCGTTTGCAAGAATTATTGGGAGAACCCATTGATATGGGTTTTGATTATCGATACCTATTGGATTCTACAGGACCGGAAGGTTGTGTGGTAGGTGCAGTATTTCACCTGGATAGTGAAGGAAAAGTGGACGATAAATGGATAGGGGAAATATGTGAGTAATTAGCAGTGGCAATCATACCATTGATGCACGATGCGGGCAAGCTCATCTAAATGTGAAAGAATTGCCTCTTCCCCTACATAAACCTCTTCTCCATCTTTAAGCGAAATCTCCTCTTCCTGCTCAGAAGGAAGCAACTTTTTCGCCAAAGATAATTCTTCCAGTTTCTCAACAATGCTTTGATAAGCAGTTGATGTGGGTGAAGCAGTTAAGACAAGCATATGTTCTAATTTATTAGGTTCAAAATTAGGGATAAATCCCAAACTTATGGCTGGTGAAATCATTTTCGAAACCTCAAGGCTCCGGATACGCGAATATTTGTTTTCTGATCTCAACGCTATTCATGAATACGCCTCCAAAGCTGAAGTTGTTCAGTATCAGAACTGGGGACCCAATCGTTTGGAAGATAGCCGACAATTTTTAGCTGAGGTCATGAACTGGCCAAAACAAAATCCGCGCATGAGTTATGGTTTTTGTATTGCTTCGAAACCAGACAATCATTGTATGGGGGGATGTGGGATTTATTTGAATAAAGAGGGCCTGGATAAAGCCAAGATCGGCTATATCTTGAATCCAAAATTCTGGAAGCAGGGCTATACAACAGAAGCTACTCAAGAACTTGCTCGTTATGCCAGCGAAGAGCTGAAGATTGGGCTTGTTGAAGCAACCTGTGATGTGAGAAATATTGCTTCAAAGCGTGTCCTGGAAAAATCCGGATTTGAGCTGGATCGTTTGCTTGAGAAACACTATCTCCAAAAAGGAATTATGCGGGACAGCTATCTGTATCGCTATCTTGGTTCAGCTAGCACATAATGTATTTCTGCTATACGAAAACAAAAAACTAATCTCTGCGGTTCCATGAGCAAAACACCATCGATGAACCTTAGATACCTGTTGGGATCACTCATTTCCCTCCCACTTCTTCCGCTAATTTATATTCAGTCTCTCAGAATCCGCGCAAAGGTGCCTCAATTACCAGAAGCAGAAGAGAGCCGAGGCATGCAGATCAAAAAATCAGGCTCAGGGCAACGTATTCTATTTTTAGGGGAAAGTACAGTTGCTGGTATAGGAATAAAAAAACATGAAGACGGGATCGCAGGGACCTTTGCCCGAGAATATTCTGATTATACGGGAGAAAATGTATCCTGGAGGGTGTATGCAAAAAGTGGGTATACGGCTGAAGAGGTCTATAATCAGATCCTTCCGAATATAGAAGAATCGAAGGTTGACCTTTTTGTCATTGGTTTAGGAGGAAATGATGCCTTTACCCTAAATTCTCCGGGAAACTGGATCAAGAATATCGAAAAGATCATCAATCACCTACAGAAAAAATATCCCGATACAGCTATTGCTTTCCTCAATATGCCTCCCATCAAATTATTTCCAGCCTTTACGCCGCAAATCAAGTTCGTCCTGGGAAACCTGGTAGAAATTCTGGGGGATGAATTGGAAGCTTATGTAGCTAAGCGCGAAAATGTGTATTATTATGCAAAGCGGGTGAGTGCAGAAGACTGGAGTGAAAGATTAGGAGTAGAGGCGAGTGCAGAGGATTTGTTTAGCGATGGCGTGCACCCCGCAAAGATCACCTATCAACTCTGGGCGCAAGATATGCTCAGGTATTTGGTAGAAGAAACAGACTTCGAAAGCAGGATCAGAGTGATAGCTTGATGGCTAATTCCTGATTATGCGTTTCTTATATTTATTCATTTTAGTATCCCTTTTTTCCTGTTCCCCCAAGCCTCAAATCTATGAGATTGCCGAGGAGAAAGACATGATCCCAGAAGGGATTGCCATTGATCCTAAAAGTGGGAAAATCTATCTGAGTAGCGTTCATAAAAAGAAAATAGGGGTCTTTGATCCCGAAACAAGCTCATTCAAAGATTTTATTACCTCAGGTCAATACGGATTCAAAAGAGGAGTGGGGATGAAAGTATTTGATCAAATGCTTTTCGCCCTGGGAAGTGATGAGGAAAGTGGAAAAGGAGCTTCTATCTTATTGGTGTTGGAGCTCGAAAGTGGAAATCTGATAGATTCCTTTAGCCTGGAAGATTCAACTTCTCACTTTTTAAATGACCTTGTAATTGATGGGCAAGGCAAGATTTATCTGACTGACACAGAGGGGCATGGGATTTATGCATTGAACTATCCAGAGGGGGAGATAGAACTGTTTTTTCAGGATGAAAGCATTCGCTATCCAAACGGAATTGCTCTTTCTGAAGATGCATCAAAGCTATTCATTGATTCCTGGTCTGATGGGATTCGGATTCTGGATCTGGAAAGCAAAGAGATACTTAATGACCAACATACACCAACTTCCGAGTTTGGAATTGATGGTTTGTCCTATCATGCCGGATCTTTGTACGCCATTCATAATTCAGGTGAGGATCATAGCAAATATGGTCTCTACAGAATTCCGCTATTGGAGAATGAAAAAGTGCTGGGAGATCCAGAAGCTGTGCTTATTGGACATCCTAAAATGAATGTCCCAACTACGCTGAGTATTCTGGAGGGAACTGCCTATATCCTGGCGAACAGTCAATTGGATAATCTGGATCAGGAGAAGAACCAGATTTTGTCTTATGAGCAATTAAGTCCTACATTTATTATTAGACTAAAGCTTGATACCAATTAGGATAATGGATATACAAGAAATTCAAAAGCTCATATCTCAAGGCAGGATTCAGAAAGCCCTGGATGCCATTGACAAGCATATCGAGAAAGAAGATCCTCGAAAAAAAGACTTTATCCTAATATCGTCTCAATTCAATATGCTGAAAAGAGATGAAATGATGGGATTAGTGATGCATGAGGAAGTTCAACAATCCCAAAAGAAGATCCTTCAATCTCTTCTTGATTTATTTATGTGATTTTTACGCAAAAAACTTCTCAATAGCCCAACCTTCGAGACCGATAGCCGTATCTATAGTATATTTGCGTAAAAAATACACATAAATACCATGCTAGGATTTAAACACATAAAATTTGATTCCATGACCTATGTTCTCCATTTCAAAAATGGAGAAATAAAAAGAGAAGGGAGAGGGCTTTCCTTCTTTTATTTTGCTCCCAGTAGCTCAATAGTTGCTATCCCTATGGGCAGCAATGATCTTCCCTTCTTTTTTCAGGAATCCACCCGTGATTATCAGCAAGTGAGTATTCAGGGCCAAATCAGCTATAAGATTAACAGTCCTCGGATCCTCGCTGACGTTTTGGACTTTACGGTCAATGAGGATGGAAAGTATAAGAAGAATGATGTCGAAAAGCTCAATCAGCGCATCATCAATGAGGCCCAGACTTCGACTTCCGCTTTTATACACGGGATAAGCCTAAAGGATGCTATTCGTTCGGCTCAGGACATTGAAAGCCGTATCCTTCAAGGCTTACAGGAATCTGCTGTGATAAATATGCTGGGAATAGAAATATTAGGGGCCAATATTCTGGCAGTAAAGGCCAGTCCTGAAATGGCAAGGGCCCTGGAAACAGAGACACGAGAAAAGCTTCAACAGGAAGCGGATGAAGCCATTTATGAGCGACGAAATTTTGCCGTAGAACAGGAGCGAAAAATCAAAGAATCAGAATTGAATACGGAGATTGCAGTCGAAGAAAAGCGCAAGCAGATTTCTGAGAAAAAAATGGAGGCATCGGTCCAGCAAGCAGAAAATGACCGGAAGTTGAGAGAAATGCGAGTCGATGCAGATATTTCAGTAGAAAATCAGCGAAAATCCCTGATTCAACTTCGTACCGCCAATGAGAAAAAACAAGCAGAGACCAAGGGTTTTGTGCTGGAAGCAACACTCAAACCCTATAAAGATCTGGATTGGAAAACCTTGATGGCTTTGGGGAATAATGCAGATCCCAAGCTAAATATAGCATTGGCTTTCCGTGAACTGGCTGAGAATGCAGACAAAATTGGCAATCTCAATATTAGTCCTGAATTGCTGGAAAGTATATTGCAATCCGGTGGGAGAGGAGGGCGGAAATGAGCATAGAATATGGAATCCTCGTCAAGACCAAAACGCGGCTTGAATCTTTGATCGAAAGATTCAATACGGCTGCTCAGGCAAAATTTTACCTGGAAAGAATGGGGGGAGATTTTGAGGCCTATGAAGAAGAAGATGCGATCTATAAAGAATCTCTCCTTAAAGTCCAGCGAATCTTTTCTCGTATCCTCAAAAACAAAATCATAGAACGAGCTTTTCTTCCTTCTTACATTTTCACAAAGAAGAATCTCATTCTTGTGTTGGGGCCAGATGGTTTACTTGCCAATACAGCCAAGTATGCCCAGGGAGTACCGATCATTGGCATCAATCCGGACCCTGAACGCAATGATGGAGTATTACTTCCTTTTCAAGCCGATAACTTTGGAGAAGCAGTTGTAAAGACAATCAAGGGGCAAGCACGTATAGAAAATAGAAGCTTTGCAGAGGCAAAGCTAAACGACGGCCAAAGACTTTTGGCATTCAATGATCTCTTTATTGGGGCAGCCTCTCATGTTTCGGCTAGATATCGAATCAATTTTGAAGAAAGGAGTGAAAATCATTCCTCCTCAGGATTGATTGTTTCCACACGCACAGGCTCTACTGGCTGGTTGAGTTCTATCTTCAATATGGCATACGGAATTGTAAAGACGTTTGACCAGGAAATTTCCCAATCACAACCCCAAATGGCGGAAAACGAATTATTGTTTGCTGTGCGGGAGCCATTCAAAAGCCTACGATCTCAAACGGATATTTGCATGGGATTCATAAATGCTCAAAAATCCCTTCAATTAGAATCACATATGCCTTCCGGTGGGCTTATTTTTAGTGATGGTATAGAAGAAGATTTCCTGCATTTCAATAGTGGTTCCATTGCGAGTATAGGACTAGCAAAAGAAAAAGCACGTTTGGTGCAGGCTTGACTCTTTCGCCTTAGTTCCGTTTCCCTTAAAAAGGAAACGCCCACATTTGGTATTCTTTATTTCGATATTGAATCCGCCCTGGGTTCCCAAATTTTTCCTTATTTAGCACAAATCTTCAAAATCAATGCCCCATCCTCGAAATAAGCATCAGACTACGTATGATCTCCCAGCATTGATAGGAGCTTTGCCTGAACTAAAGGAATATGTGAAACCCAATAAATACGGCAAGCAAAGCATTGACTTCTTTAATCCAAAAGCGGTAAAAGCCCTGAATAAAGCCATACTCATCCACCAATATGGACTCAAGGATTGGGATATACCTGATGGCCAGCTTTGTCCCCCTATTCCAGGTAGAGCCGATTACTTGCATTATGCGGCAGACCTTTTGGCAGAAGGAAACAAAGGAAAGCTTCCCCAGGGCCATAAAATAACATGCCTGGATATTGGGACCGGAGCTAACTGTATTTATCCTTTGCTGGGAAGTAGTATTTATAATTGGAAATTTATAGGAACAGACTCACAAGAAAGTTCGCTTACTATTGCTCAGAAAAACCTGAATTCAAATCCACAATTGATTGAGTACATAGAGCTGAGGCGGCAGAAAAACAAAGAGAAGATATTCTCTGGAATCTGGGAAGAAGGAGAATTTATCGATCTGGTGATAACTAACCCTCCCTTTCACGCATCAGAAAAAGAGGCCCGAAAAGCGCAATTGAGAAAGCTTAAGAATCTGAAGCACAATAAGCAGCCGAAATTCAAATTGAATTTCGGAGGAAATGCAGAGGAACTATGGTGTGAAGGGGGAGAAATAGGCTTCATAAGCCGTATGATTAAGGAAAGTAAGAGCAGAGGAACTTCCTGTTTTTGGTTTACTAGCCTGCTTGCCCGTGAAAAACATATTCCCCCACTTCAAAAAATCCTAAAAAAAGAGGAAGCTCTTCAAGTGAAGATCATTCCGATGGGGCAGGGCAATAAAATAAGCCGACTTATTTGTTGGTCTTTTTTGAGTAAGGATCAGCAGACTAAATGGGCAAAAGCAAAATGGTAGAAAAGATTTTGATGATAAAAGCCTTTTCTTCTGATGTATTAAAAAATACATACAATGTGGATACTCAAAATAGACGTTCATCCCTAAGTTGAGCCTCCCTATTATGACAATGAGCAGGTCTATTTCAACTGGATCACAGAGGCATATGGATATACCCATGTCAACCTGGATCATAGTAGGGCACAAGGAGTAGAAGCTGGTGATATCTTCCAATGCATCTACAGACATAAGGTGACCAATGGGAATGCTGAAAAATTTGGAGAAAGAATTGAGAAGGATTATAAGCTGATAGGTCGCTTTATTCCCTGTGTTGTCGGACACGAAGATGAATTGGCAGCAAAGAGTTCACAGGCTTTTTCAATCGGTTTTTATAAAGCTATTGCCTCCGGGAGGGAACTGGATTTTGCTTTTAAGTTGGGGCAAAACGCCATACGTCTGGAAAATCCCGATGAAAAGGGCCAGCCTTTCTTGCTGATTAGGTGAATAAAAAGGAAATTGTTGCTAGGAAAATGAGCCTAAAGCCGCATGGATATAACTCTTTCTGACGGTCGAAATTTAGCCTATGAAATCTACGGCCCCACGGATGGATTTCCCATTCTGGGATTTCATGGGACCCCCGGTTCCCGACTTTGGTTTGTCGAAGATGATCCCCTTCTTTTTGAGCTCAATATAAAACTCATTACCATAGATCGTCCGGGTTTTGGAGATTCTGATTCACTTCCCAATAGATCCATTTCTGAATTCAATACAGATGTAAAGGAATTGATAGATCAACTTGATCTGTCTGGATTTTCTCTATTCGGAATTTCAGGAGGAGGAGCTTATGCAGCGGCTTTCGCAGCTCAGGGGCATATCGGCCTTCAAAAAGTGGGTTTGGTCGCAAGTATAGGGCAGTTTAAAAGAGGCAAAGCCCCTAAAGAAATGTGCAGACCTAATAGAGTGGCATTTCGTTTGGCTCGAACATTCCCTTTCCTCATCCGCTTCATCTATCAACAACAAAAATCCCTGATAGACCATAAACCGGAGTCCTATAAAAAATCCTCCAGGCTAGGTATATCTCATCTATGCCCCTCAGATCAGGAAGTAATGCAAAAGACAGAAGTATTAGATGCGATGCTTTTGCAGATGAAAGAAGCCTTTAAGCAGGGGGTAAAGGAAGTTCCTATTGAGTTGAAACTCCTTGCCAGCCCCTGGGATTTTGAACTTCAGGAGATCAAAGTGCCTACTTTTATTTGGCACGGAACTGCGGATACCCTTTCTCCCATTTCATCAGCAATAGACCTGGCCCAAAAAATCCCCAATGCTCAAACTTTTTTTCAGGAAGGGAAAGGGCATTTTCTGGATGAAGATCCTAAGGTATGGAGACATATCCTTCAAAATCTTAGTGCCGGCTAAGATGCGAACCCATGGTCTGTTTTCCTTTCTGCTTATTTATCATTTTTCGCCCATTATAGTACAAACTGGGATAGAATATTATATTTTTTGGAGCACCCAGTAGTCTCTTTATGGGAAAGATTTAATGGAACTTTTGTAAGAAATGGATTGAAGTATAATTATTTGCATTTTTTCAACATTATTGCGAAATAGGGTATTTTGGTGCAGATTAACGTAAATCTGATAAGGCATGAATAAAGCCTGCCCGGTCCTGCTCCGGCATAAAGGGAAATACACGCAAATTCTTGCTTTCCGGCATCCGCGGGCTGGTATTCAATTGGTCAAGGGAAGCATTGAGGCCTGGGAAAACCTTCCCAGGGCCTGCGAACGCGAATTGTGGGAGGAATCTGGCATCAAGGCCGAAGCAAAAACCTTCCTGGGAGTTTGGGAGGCTGATTTTGAAGAACAAATCTGGGGCTTTTACCTGATGGATTATGAACGGGAAATTCCCGAGAGTTGGGAACACTATTGTGAAGATGGAGGAGGACATGTCTTTGAATTTTTCTGGCAGGATATCGGGGCTCCTTTGACAGGAGATTGGCATCCTTTGTTTCAGGGAGCCATAAGATTTTTGAGAAATAGGTGTTAAGCTTTTCCTATCTTGCTCCCGCAAAAGACTGAAGCGGTGAGAAAAACCATTGGACTAATTTCAGATACACATGGCTTGCTGAGACCCGAAGCAGTAGAGGCCCTGAAAGGCAGTGATATAATTATTCATGCAGGTGATATTGGGAAAGCTGAAATCCTGGAGGAATTGGCTAAAATAGCACCGGTATACAGTATCCGTGGAAATATCGATAAAGCCGATTGGTGTCAAGAATATCCGGAGACCGAAGTGGTCGAATACGAAGGCCTTTTCTGTTACGTGATCCATGACCTCAATGATTTAGACCTCGATCCCAAAGCTGCCGGTTTTCAAGTCGTTATCTCTGGTCATTCACACAAACCCAAAGAATTTATCAAGGAAGATGTCCTCTATATAAATCCCGGAAGCGCAGGCAAAAGGCGTTTCAAACTGCCCATTACCTGCGCTAAATTATATTGGGATGGAGAAGTGTTGGAAAGTGAAAGATTCGAATTAATTCAAATTCCTTCTTAGGCTTGCTCCGACTGAATTTCTTTCGCAATCTTCTGGCACTCATCTAGCACCCGCAATAGATTTCCACTCCATAATTGGGAAATTTCTTCTTCTGAATATCCTCGCCTTACCAGTTCCAGGGTAACATTAAAGGTCTCGCTGGCATCACTCCATCCGTCTATTCCACCGCCCCCGTCAAAATCCGAACTGATGCCTACATGGGCCAAGCCCATTTTCTTGACCAGATAATCAATATGATCCACAAAATCCTTGACATCTACCGGGTCGGCTTTGGCTTTTACTTCATCCATGCGAGGCTTGGCAAGCTCGCGGATTTTCATATACATCTCAAAGTATTTGCTTCTTTCCTCCGCATTCATCTTTCTGATCTCGCTTCTTTCTACCATCTCAAATCCTTGCTCCTCTGCAATCTCTTTATACAATTCATTGCGCTTTTCATTGAAAGCATTGTGTTTATCAGTATTGAGGTAGCTGCTGAAGGCAACGGTTTGAACTACTCCACCATTTTGCTTCAGTAGCTCCAATTGCTCATCATCCAGGTTTCGACTATGGTTGCAAAGTGCCCTTGCCGAACTATGAGAAGCAATGATAGGTGCTTTTGACAGTTCGATCATGTCTATCATGGACTTTTTAGAAGGATGAGAAACGTCTATCATCATCCCATATCTGTTCATCTCCTTGATGACTTCCTTCCCCAATTCACTAACTCCATTATGTAACCAAACACTATCGGCTTCTCCTGTATTGGAATCGCACAATTGACTATGTCCATTGTGAGAAAGAGACATGTATCGTGCACCGAGATCGTAAAACTTCTTCACATTTGAGATATCTGTTCCAATGGGATATCCATTTTCAATGCCGATCATGGCAACCTTTTTTCCAGCTTTGCTGATTCTCCTCACATCCTCCGAATTATAAGCCAATTCTATTCTGTCTGGAGCCATTTTTTCAGCCAACCAATGGATGGAGGTAAATTTATCCATGGCATTTTTGTAGGCTGCTGCGTATCCTTCTTCGTCCAACTCTCCCTGTCCGGTATAAACAATAAACCAGGCTACATCCAGCCCCCCTTCTTCCATTTTTGGAAGGGTTATCTGTGTGCTGAGGTCCTGGGTATAATTCTTTTCTTCGGTAAAATTGGAAACATTGATATCATCATGCGTATCCAGTGTGATCACTCTTTCGTGAACTCCCTGTGCATATGCGACCAATTCCTCTTCAGACATATCCGCGACATTGATCGCTTGCTCCTTTACGCCTCCCCCGCAGGAAGCCAGAAAAAGAAAGAGAGAGGATAGTAAAAAGTAAGTAAATAGTAAGCGTTTCATAATAGATCGAAATTTTGCGTGTAGAAACCCAAGTAAGTAAAATCAGGCTGCAATTCCGATCCATATCTGCAATATGATCGATTTAGGCGGCAATTCCTTTCTGATTTATTTTCTTTACCCATCAACTATCCTGAATTTAAT includes:
- a CDS encoding NUDIX domain-containing protein, yielding MNKACPVLLRHKGKYTQILAFRHPRAGIQLVKGSIEAWENLPRACERELWEESGIKAEAKTFLGVWEADFEEQIWGFYLMDYEREIPESWEHYCEDGGGHVFEFFWQDIGAPLTGDWHPLFQGAIRFLRNRC
- a CDS encoding SMP-30/gluconolactonase/LRE family protein, which codes for MRFLYLFILVSLFSCSPKPQIYEIAEEKDMIPEGIAIDPKSGKIYLSSVHKKKIGVFDPETSSFKDFITSGQYGFKRGVGMKVFDQMLFALGSDEESGKGASILLVLELESGNLIDSFSLEDSTSHFLNDLVIDGQGKIYLTDTEGHGIYALNYPEGEIELFFQDESIRYPNGIALSEDASKLFIDSWSDGIRILDLESKEILNDQHTPTSEFGIDGLSYHAGSLYAIHNSGEDHSKYGLYRIPLLENEKVLGDPEAVLIGHPKMNVPTTLSILEGTAYILANSQLDNLDQEKNQILSYEQLSPTFIIRLKLDTN
- a CDS encoding SPFH domain-containing protein yields the protein MLGFKHIKFDSMTYVLHFKNGEIKREGRGLSFFYFAPSSSIVAIPMGSNDLPFFFQESTRDYQQVSIQGQISYKINSPRILADVLDFTVNEDGKYKKNDVEKLNQRIINEAQTSTSAFIHGISLKDAIRSAQDIESRILQGLQESAVINMLGIEILGANILAVKASPEMARALETETREKLQQEADEAIYERRNFAVEQERKIKESELNTEIAVEEKRKQISEKKMEASVQQAENDRKLREMRVDADISVENQRKSLIQLRTANEKKQAETKGFVLEATLKPYKDLDWKTLMALGNNADPKLNIALAFRELAENADKIGNLNISPELLESILQSGGRGGRK
- a CDS encoding alpha/beta hydrolase — protein: MDITLSDGRNLAYEIYGPTDGFPILGFHGTPGSRLWFVEDDPLLFELNIKLITIDRPGFGDSDSLPNRSISEFNTDVKELIDQLDLSGFSLFGISGGGAYAAAFAAQGHIGLQKVGLVASIGQFKRGKAPKEMCRPNRVAFRLARTFPFLIRFIYQQQKSLIDHKPESYKKSSRLGISHLCPSDQEVMQKTEVLDAMLLQMKEAFKQGVKEVPIELKLLASPWDFELQEIKVPTFIWHGTADTLSPISSAIDLAQKIPNAQTFFQEGKGHFLDEDPKVWRHILQNLSAG
- a CDS encoding sugar kinase, which encodes MSIEYGILVKTKTRLESLIERFNTAAQAKFYLERMGGDFEAYEEEDAIYKESLLKVQRIFSRILKNKIIERAFLPSYIFTKKNLILVLGPDGLLANTAKYAQGVPIIGINPDPERNDGVLLPFQADNFGEAVVKTIKGQARIENRSFAEAKLNDGQRLLAFNDLFIGAASHVSARYRINFEERSENHSSSGLIVSTRTGSTGWLSSIFNMAYGIVKTFDQEISQSQPQMAENELLFAVREPFKSLRSQTDICMGFINAQKSLQLESHMPSGGLIFSDGIEEDFLHFNSGSIASIGLAKEKARLVQA
- the rlmF gene encoding 23S rRNA (adenine(1618)-N(6))-methyltransferase RlmF; translated protein: MPHPRNKHQTTYDLPALIGALPELKEYVKPNKYGKQSIDFFNPKAVKALNKAILIHQYGLKDWDIPDGQLCPPIPGRADYLHYAADLLAEGNKGKLPQGHKITCLDIGTGANCIYPLLGSSIYNWKFIGTDSQESSLTIAQKNLNSNPQLIEYIELRRQKNKEKIFSGIWEEGEFIDLVITNPPFHASEKEARKAQLRKLKNLKHNKQPKFKLNFGGNAEELWCEGGEIGFISRMIKESKSRGTSCFWFTSLLAREKHIPPLQKILKKEEALQVKIIPMGQGNKISRLICWSFLSKDQQTKWAKAKW
- a CDS encoding dipeptidase; amino-acid sequence: MKRLLFTYFLLSSLFLFLASCGGGVKEQAINVADMSEEELVAYAQGVHERVITLDTHDDINVSNFTEEKNYTQDLSTQITLPKMEEGGLDVAWFIVYTGQGELDEEGYAAAYKNAMDKFTSIHWLAEKMAPDRIELAYNSEDVRRISKAGKKVAMIGIENGYPIGTDISNVKKFYDLGARYMSLSHNGHSQLCDSNTGEADSVWLHNGVSELGKEVIKEMNRYGMMIDVSHPSKKSMIDMIELSKAPIIASHSSARALCNHSRNLDDEQLELLKQNGGVVQTVAFSSYLNTDKHNAFNEKRNELYKEIAEEQGFEMVERSEIRKMNAEERSKYFEMYMKIRELAKPRMDEVKAKADPVDVKDFVDHIDYLVKKMGLAHVGISSDFDGGGGIDGWSDASETFNVTLELVRRGYSEEEISQLWSGNLLRVLDECQKIAKEIQSEQA
- a CDS encoding SGNH/GDSL hydrolase family protein, producing MNLRYLLGSLISLPLLPLIYIQSLRIRAKVPQLPEAEESRGMQIKKSGSGQRILFLGESTVAGIGIKKHEDGIAGTFAREYSDYTGENVSWRVYAKSGYTAEEVYNQILPNIEESKVDLFVIGLGGNDAFTLNSPGNWIKNIEKIINHLQKKYPDTAIAFLNMPPIKLFPAFTPQIKFVLGNLVEILGDELEAYVAKRENVYYYAKRVSAEDWSERLGVEASAEDLFSDGVHPAKITYQLWAQDMLRYLVEETDFESRIRVIA
- a CDS encoding GNAT family protein; this encodes MAGEIIFETSRLRIREYLFSDLNAIHEYASKAEVVQYQNWGPNRLEDSRQFLAEVMNWPKQNPRMSYGFCIASKPDNHCMGGCGIYLNKEGLDKAKIGYILNPKFWKQGYTTEATQELARYASEELKIGLVEATCDVRNIASKRVLEKSGFELDRLLEKHYLQKGIMRDSYLYRYLGSAST
- a CDS encoding metallophosphoesterase family protein — translated: MRKTIGLISDTHGLLRPEAVEALKGSDIIIHAGDIGKAEILEELAKIAPVYSIRGNIDKADWCQEYPETEVVEYEGLFCYVIHDLNDLDLDPKAAGFQVVISGHSHKPKEFIKEDVLYINPGSAGKRRFKLPITCAKLYWDGEVLESERFELIQIPS